ACGGTGGCGTGACGGATCTCCTTTTCTTCGGCCAATGCAAGACGGGCCTCTTTCATGCTCAAGGCCTCTCCCGTACAGGTGATGGTCTCCACCCCCCGCTCGGTTTCCGACTGGAGGGTGATCTTTCCATCCAACCAGAGTTCGGCCGTTCCCTTATCGCCCAGATCGAATATACCATCCTCTGTCTCTGACTTGAACCAGAGCCAAAGGAGGAATTCCCTTCCCAGAAATTCTGTCTTTCTCACTCTATCCAGGAGCTGCATGGCTATCGGTCCTCCAGAAAACGGGAAGGGCTCAACCCATCCAAGAGATTGCGGGGAGCGCCCTCTGTTACAAGATACAAATCTCCAAGGGTATAGGGGCAGATCGCCTGGAGCTGAAGATTAAACGTGTTAAGAAACCGCTCCGCAAATTCGTCGCAGACCCGGGTGCCGGTGCATCCGAATACGACAAGACCGGTGGTGTAGTTCCAGACCATGTCATAGATCCTGGCAACAGGGATCGCCCGCTTCAGGAGGCGGAGTCTTACGGCCTCCTTGATATCCGCGCGACGGCTTTTCGGCAGGAACTCAAGATTTTCCTCTTTCTTGATCTTTTCTTCGGCCTCCCTGCAGTATTGTTTCAGGGCCGTGGGGGGGATCTTTCTTTCGTCGATTCTGAGGGACACGGCAATATAGGGTTCTTTGAGAAACTCGATCCCCGCAAAACGGTTGTCGAACATATCCATTATGTTCACCCAGCCCGTTGAACGTTCATCTATCGATTTTTCGTCCAGGTCCCTGAAGGCATATCGAGCGACATTTTCAGAAAGCGTTTCCTTGAAATTCTGCGGAAGCGTCTTCTCTGCCATATATCTCGTAAAGCCTGCGGACCCGTGCATCAGACCCATCGGTTTTCCTTTCCGGAATTAATATGTTTACTCAAATAAATAAGTTGCGAGATTTCTGAGGATATGATATTTTCTAAACAGGTGGGATGGTGAACTGCGAGTCCAAGTACCGGGATCGGGTCAAAGTCCTGGGGCGTCAGGACATGTTCGTTAAGAACCTCTAATCCTGTTGTCAGGAGCGCCGACCGATGTGCAGCGCCATCCCACCACCATTTCCAGCAGTGCCTCAATGTGCAGACGCGTAGACGGATGCCGCGGCGTCCAGCGCCCCGGTTCCTACGCTGACGCCCTGGGCCTTGAGGATGGTTTCCAGGGCCGAGAGGAAGAGGAAGACATTCCTGCGGCGGGAGGCATGCCCCATCAGGCCCACCCGCCATACCTGTCCTGCCAGGGCGCCCAGGCCCCCGCCGATCTCCATACTGAAGTCATTCAACAGGGCCTTGCGGACCTTCAGGTCATCCGCGCCGTCCGGAATGCGGACGGCGTTGAGCATCGGGAGTCGTTCCCCTTCTGCCACCAGCATGGAGAGTCCCATGGCCTCGACGCCGGCCACCAGGGCCCGATGATTCAACAGATGACGGGCAAACCGGGTCTCAAGCCCCTCTTCCGCAATGATGCGGAGGGCCTCCCTCAGGGCGTAGATCATGTTGATGGGAGCCGTATGGTGATACTTCCTGTCCGCTCCCCAGTAACTGCTCACCATACTCATGTCCAGATACCAGCTTG
The Deltaproteobacteria bacterium genome window above contains:
- the rdgC gene encoding recombination-associated protein RdgC; this translates as MGLMHGSAGFTRYMAEKTLPQNFKETLSENVARYAFRDLDEKSIDERSTGWVNIMDMFDNRFAGIEFLKEPYIAVSLRIDERKIPPTALKQYCREAEEKIKKEENLEFLPKSRRADIKEAVRLRLLKRAIPVARIYDMVWNYTTGLVVFGCTGTRVCDEFAERFLNTFNLQLQAICPYTLGDLYLVTEGAPRNLLDGLSPSRFLEDR